GCCTTTCGAGCAAGCCGACGAACTCAAGCGTTGCACCACGTCGATGAAGGAAGCGATCGGGCGCATGCGCCAGACCGTCGCGGCGATCTGGTACCCGATCAAGGATCAGCGCTCGCTGACCCGCTTTTATCAAGACCTGACCAGCACCGGCGCCCCCAAGCTCCTGCGGGTTGAGTTGTATGTGCACCATCAGGATAGCCCGCAGGGCCTGAATGGCTCTGGTCTAGCCATCGCCAACCCGCCGTGGGGGCTGGAGGACGAGCTCAAGGAGCTGCTGCCCTGGCTGGCCAAGGAGCTGGCGCAAACCGCTGGCAGCTTCCGCATGGACTGGCTGATCGCCGAATAACCTGCAGCGCTGAATGCCTGTGGGAGCGGCCTTGCCGGGGCGCCGGACCGATCGGAAAGGGGCGCAAAGCGGCCCCGAGGCTTGAGCAGGTTCACAAATTTCTGGGGGCGCTCTGCGCCCCGTTCGCGACGCAAGGCCGCTCCTACAAGGGCGGTGTGTCTGCGTTGTTTGAGTTATAATCCCGCCTTTTAGCCGCCACCCGCCCATGAGGCCGCTGGCGCATCTCTACCGAATGAAGAGGCTAGTCCCTTGGCATTGACGATTCTTGGCCTGTCCGGCGCCCTTAGCCATGACCCTTCCGCGGCCCTGTACATCGACGGCAAGCTGATTGCCGCCGCCGAAGAAGAGCGCTTCGTGCGTGACAAACACGCGAAAAACCGTATGCCCTACGAGTCGGCGAAGTTCTGCCTTGAGCAGGCTGGCATCAAGCCGTCCGACGTTGACGTGGTCGCCATCCCGTTCGCCCCGATCAGCCTGTTCGGCAAGGCACGCTGGCACTATGCCAAGCGTTACTGGTACGCCCCGGATCGCGCCCTGGATGCCATCCTGATGGGCAACCGCCGCTACAAGCGTTACCGCAAGAAGATCGTCTGGTGCCTGGAGCAACTGGGCTTCGACCCTAAAAAGGTCAAGATCGAACCGGTCGAGCACCACCTTGCACACGCTTCCAGCGCTTACCACTGCTCGGGTTTCAAAGAGAAAACCGCGATCCTCGGCATTGATGGCAAGGGCGAGTACGCCACCACCTTCTTCGGCTATGGCGAAAACGGCAAGATCCACAAAATCAAGGAATTCTTCGACCCGGACTCGTTGGGCGGCCTGTATGGCGCAATTACCGAATTCCTGGGCTTCGAGATGCTTGACGGCGAGTTCAAGGTCATGGGCATGGCGCCGTATGGCGATGCCAGCAAATATGACTTCTCGCGTCTGGCCAGCTTTGAGAACGGCGAGTTGGTGATCAACACCGAGTACGCCAACGTGATCGGCCTGCGCCGCTATAAAGAGAAGGGCAAAGGCTTCTATTTCTCGCCAAAGCTGATCGAATGGCTGGGGCCGAAGCGCGAAGGCGATATCGCCGACGAGCCGTACATCCACTATGCGGCCAGCATGCAGGCGCTGTTCGAAAAAATCGCCCTGCAAATGATCGACCATTATTTGGGCGACACCCTGCGTGAAACCGGCAAGCTGGCCTTCGCTGGCGGCTGCGCGCTGAACGTCAAGCTCAACCAGAAGATCATCGCCCGCTCCGATGTGAAGGAACTGTTCGTGCAGCCGGCCTCCGGTGACGCCGGTACCGCCGTCGGTGCCGCAGCCTACGTTTCTCACGCCCGTGGCGTGCCGGTCGAGAAGATGGAGCACGTTTACCTCGGCCCATCATATTCCAACGAAGATGTGATTGCGGCCTGCGCCCGTCACCCGAGCCAGCCAAAATGGCGCAAGCTCGAGAACATGCCGCAGCAAATCGCCAAGATCATGGTTGATGGCAACCCTGTGGCCTGGTTCCAGGGCCGCATGGAGTTTGGCCCGCGCGCACTGGGCGGCCGTTCGATCATTGGCTGCCCGAGCGTTGAAGGCGTGGCGGACCGCATCAACCACCAAATCAAGTTCCGCGAGCGCTGGAGACCTTTCTGCCCGTCGATGCTCGACACTGTCGCCCCGCAGATGATCAAGGTCGACCACCCGGCCCCATTCATGACATTCACCTTCGAAGTGGCTGAAGAGTGGAAAACCCGCGTGCCGGAAGTGGTCCATGAAGATGGTACTTCCCGTGCCCAGGTGCTCAAGCGCGAGTACAACCCGCGCTACTACGACATGATGAAGGCGCTGGAAGACCTGACCGGTAATGGCGTGTCGCTGAACACCTCGCTTAACCGCCGGGGTGAGCCGATGATTTGCTCGCCGACCGATGCGTTGAACATGTTCTTTGGCTCGGACCTGCAATACCTGATCATGGAAGACATCCTGGTCGTCAAGGACGGCGCTGCCCCGTATGACCAGCCGCTCTGAACCGCGCATCCTGCAGTTCTGCCATGGCTATGACGGGCCGTTTCTCGACTGCGCCCGTCAATACGCCAGCCTGTTTCAGGGCAGCGGCTACAAGGTCACCACGGTGTTCCTTACCGGCGCTGCCGACCCGCAGGTTACGGCAGGTTGTGCGTCGGACGAGGTGCTGTTTCTGGAATTCAGCTCCAAGGCTGTTCGTGGCCTGAAGCTGGGGGCGATCCGCGCGTTGCGGCGGATCGCGGCCGAACGCAATTTCAGCTTCTGCATCGCTCACCGTTTCAAGCCAATTTACGTGGCCTTGCTGGGCACTGGCTTGCCGGTGATCGGTGTGCACCATGCGTTTGGCGATTACCAGCGTAAAGGGCGGCGGCTGTTTGCCAACCTGTTCAGCAAGCGCCTGAGCCTGCTGGGCGTGTCGGATGCCGTGCGCGACGACATGCGCCGCTGCTTGCCAAATTGGCCTGCCGAACGTATCCAGACGCTGTACAACCGAATCGACATCGACGCACTGCAAGCCGCGCTCGTGCCGCGTGCCGAGGCGCGCCAGGCCCTGGGGCTGGACGCGCAGGCATGGGTTGTCGGCAATGTCGGCCGCTTGCACCCGGACAAAGACCAGGCCACCTTGCTGCGTGGCTTTGCCGAGGCGCTGCCAGGCTTGCCTGCCGGTGCCCGCCTGGCGGTAATGGGCAAGGGGCGCCTTGAGAGCAAGCTGAAGGCGCTGGCCGCCGAGCTGGGCATCGCCAGCCAAGTCGATTTTTTGGGCCAGGTGCCGGATGCACGCCGCTACTTCCAGGCATTCGACGTGTTTGCACTGAGCTCGGACCACGAACCGTTCGGCATGGTGCTGCTCGAAGCCATGGTGGCCGGTGTGCCAGTACTTGCAACGGCCTGCGGCGGTGCGCGCGAGGTGGTCGAGGGCGTTGGTGTGCTGTTTCCGCTGGGCGACGCTACACAGCTTGGTCAGGGGCTGAAGCACATGGCCAAGCTGGATGAGCAACAGCTCGAAGCATGCGCCGCACACATGTTGCAAAGGTTGCATGAGCGCTTTTCCGATCAGGCCGTACGCGACGCCTTCTGGCAGTTGCCGCAGGTTCGAACATTGGTGGGGCAGGCCTGATGCTTAACCACATTCAAGTGTTCCGTGAGCGCGGTTGGCAGGTCATTGACGACTTGGCCTATGCCGAGGCATGGGCACGCTTTGGTGGCAGTGTCGCTACTCATCCCCTGGTGGTCCGGCAACTGGCTGACCTCGCGCAAATCCCGGTACGTTATCTGGGCTGGTACCAGTCTGGAGAACTAAAGGCCGCCATCCCTACGTGGGGCCGCCATCTGGCTTTGTCCAAGGATGTGCTCAAGCGCGCAGGCAAAAAGGGGCTGTTCGACCTTGGCAATGCCGAGATCATCCTCCCGGCTGCAAGCGATGCCGCAGCACCGCTTCGCCACGCCGCACGGTACCTGTCGGAACTTAACCATGGCCGCTTCACTGGCCTGAAAGCGCAGCCCGAGCAGTTGGCGATGGCGCGCCCGCACGAGGACCTGTCGAAGAAATTCCGCTACAACCAGCGCCGCGAATTGCGCCTGCTGGAAGAGGCGGGGGGCGTGGTTCGCCCGATCAGCGACTTCAGTGCCAGCGAAATCGCGGTGATGTACAACGACTTGTTCCTGCGTCGCTGGGGCTTCCCTGCTACAGGCGGCGAGCGGATGGGCGATGTACTTGAGCGCTTGCGTGAGCTGTTGATCGGCTCGGTCCTGTTGATGGACGGCAAAGCCATTGCCATCCAGCTGGTGTACCGGGTCGAAGCGCCAGAGTGGGTCAGTGTTGAATACATAAATGGCGGCGTCGACCCTGAAACCAAGGCCTTCAGCCCTGGCAGCGTGCTGAGCTTCCTCAACACCCAGGCTGCCTGGGAAGATGCCAACGCCCGTGGCAAACCTTTGCGCTTCTCGTTCGGCCGCGCCGACCGCGAGTACAAGGACCGCTGGTGCAACCCCGTGCCGGTGTATCAGGCGTGAGCCGCAAGCAGCAGTTGCTCAAGCGCCACCGGCGCAACAAGCGCCTGGGCCTGCTTGCTGGCCTGTTGGCGCTTGTCGCGCTGGGGGTGTTCACGTGGTGGTGGCTACCGCTGGTGCTTGTGCCGTTGCTTTGGGCGGCGCATGAAGCGTGGTTCGCCGACCACCTCTTCTATGCACCAAGCGAGGATTATGCCTATCGCTTTGGTGAGCAGACCCGCGAAGTGCCGGTTGCCCTGAGCAATGGGCAGCTCAACGCCGATGTGGCGTTGCAGGGAGATGAAACCCTCATCCTCGAAGTCCGGGTAAAAAGCAATTGGCTTGGGCGCTTCCTGGACCCTGCGGTCGAACTGGGAGCGGCGGGGCTGAATGACCGGCAAACGTTCGAGCGCGGGGTTGATGGTGTTCGCTTTCTTAACCTGACCGGGCTCGCCGCACCGCTACAAGCAGGCATCCTGCGCCTGCGTGGGTGCCATTGTCGATTACTGGGCAACCCCCGTTTGTGGATAACCCCATCTGTCGAGCTGCAGCGTCGGCGGGTGATGGTCGTTGCGCCTCATGCAGATGATGCCGAACTGGCGGCTTATGGCCTGTACAGCCAGGCTGACGAAACCTGGGTGGTCACCTTGACCGCGGGTGAGATCGAGGCAGAGCATTATCAGCAGATGGGGCTGGGCAAGGCAGAGGCAGCGCGCCTCAAGGGCCGGCTGCGTGCCTGGGACAGCATCGCCGTGCCGCGTTGGGCCGGCGTGCCGGAATCGCGATGCGTGCAGCTGGGCTACTTCTGCCTGCAGTTGCCAGCCATGCAGGCTACGCCCAATGAGCCTGCAGCTTCCCGTGAAGCTGACATGGCCGATATCCGCCCGTTCCGCCAGTTCAATCCGTTCCCGCTGCCTGGCGATGTTGACGGCGCGCCTACCTGGAAAAACCTCCAGGCAGATTTGCGCGCGCTGTTGGCCATGGCCAAGCCGCAAGTGCTGGTAATGCCACACCCGCAACTCGACCCGCACCCCGACCACATTTGTGCCCAGGCTGCGGTGCTGGAAGCGTTGCAAGGTCTGGAGTGGCAGCCTGAGACACTGCTGTGCTACGCCAACCACCTGCATGACAACGACCGTTGGCCGATGGGCGACAGCGGTGACGGTGTCGCGTTGCCACCACAAATAGAGGCAGAACACGCCTGGGAACCTTGTGCCCTGGTGCTGGACAAAGCTACCCAGTGTGACAAGGCGATGGCCTTGGGCATGATGCACGACTTGCAGCCACCGGCCCCGTTCAAGCGCCGTTTGCGCCGGTTGTTGCAACGCTGGCTGGCTGGGCGCCGCCCTTCGCCCTACGGCGAGAACGAGTTTTTCCGCAAGGCCGTGCGCCGGCATGAGCTGTTCTGGCGCCGAGATCTGTGAACATGGTTGACCGCGAAGGCGCCGAGCGCCCAAGGAATGCAATGAAAGTCCTATTTCTGGTGCAGAAGGAGCAGCGAGCGATCCTCGATCGCCTGTACGACGGCGTCGCGGCCAACTGCGAGTGTGACCTGCGCTGGCTGACCAGTGACGATCAGCGCAACCTGCGCCGCTACTTCAAGCGTGAAGTGCAGGTTGAGCGCTACGACCGCATCGTGTTCTTTTTGCGCTTCAAGCAAGAGATCCGCCAGGCGGCGTTTATCCGTACGGTGCCGAACCTGGTCATCCTCGAGCATGACGCCTACCAGAACTACATCCCTTGCAAATACACCGGCAAGTTCAGCGCCCATTACCGGCAATTGCCGTGGGCACGGGTGATCAGCTCGGGTTACATGGTCAGCGAGCGCCTGCGCCAGGAAGGTTTTGATGCGGTGTTTGTGCCCAAGGGCTATGACGAGCAACTCTTGGCCGACCAAGGCCGCGAGCGCGACATCGAACTGGCTTTTGTCGGCAGTACCAACAGCGTTGCCTACAGCGGGCGCAAGGCGCTGCTCGATGAATTGGGGCGGGTAGAGAATCTGGTGGTGACCCGCACCAAATCCGGTGAGGACTACTGCAACACGCTCAACCGTATTCGTTTTTTCGTCAGTGCCGACGTTGGCATGGGCGAGTACATGATCAAGAACTTCGAGGCCATGGCTTGTGGCTGTGTGCTGTTGGCGTACGACCAGGGCGAGGAAGAAAACCGCGCACTGGGCCTGCAGGACATGCACAACGTGGTGCTCTACGACACTATCCCGACCTTGCAGGCCAAACTGCGTGCTCTAAGGGCAGACCCGGCCCTGGCAGCAAGCATTGCTGAAAATGGGCGCCACTTGGCGGTTTCCCGCTTCAGCTTCGGTGAAGTTGGCCGTAGCATCGTCGATCACATGCGCCCGGCATTAAGGCCGCACCCACCGCTGTCTGCATGGCAGCGGTTGCGGTTGTCGCTGGGTTTTTAATTTCTGGAACGCCCGCCTTCAAGAGGCGGGCGTCTGTTGTCGCAATGCGGAGGGAGTCCGGTGCGCTTTTCTCAAGATAGTGATGTCACGGTAGTCGTGACCAGCTGTGGCCGATTCGATCTGCTCAAAGAAACCCTTGAAAGCTTCGATCGCTACAACACCGCGCCCATACGCGAAGTTTTCATTACCGAAGACTCCGGTGACGATGCCGTGCACGCTGCTGTGCCCGAGCACTGGAAGCCGCATTGCAAGGTGTTCGTCAACCGCCCCAAGCTGGGACAATTGCCGTCCATTGACTTGGCCTACAGCCATGTCAAAACCCCTTACATCTTCCACTGCGAAGACGACTGGCGCTTCTATCGCCAGCACTTCGTCGAGGATTCAAAGGCGGTATTGGCCGAAAGCCCCGATGTGCTGCAGGTGTGGCTGCGCAGCCATGCCCATGACCTGGCAATCCACAGCCCCTACATCCACCTGGGCGAACGTCAGGTCATCGCAGGCGTGCCTTGCTACCCGCTGTTGTCCGAAAAGGCAGAATGGCAGGCCTTTTCACTCAACCCCGGCCTGCGTCGTTTGAGCGACTATCAGCGCTGCGCGCCATTTGCAGCGTATTCGGGTGAAAAAGCGCTTTCCCGCCGTTATGCAGAACTCAACATGACAGCGGTGACGCTGGAAGGCGATGCAGTGTTGCACACGGGGTTCGGCAGCCATGTCACCCTGCCTGAAGAAGTTCAGCGCAAGGCCAAGCGGCGCCAGCGCGATCGGGTGAAGCTGGTACTGACGCTGGTTGTGGGGGCCTTGGTCGGCATGGGCCTGTCCATGTTCGTGCATTGAAAGCACGGCAGGTTGGCAAGCCTGCCGTGTCGTTGAAACTCAGCGTGCCAGCAGGGCCGCTTCGAAGTCTTTCAGGGGGAACCGGTCGCCCAGGTTCTCCCGCTCGATGTAGCGCACCATGTGCTGCACGTTGCGCCTGACCATGCGTGCCGAAAGTGGCGGGCGCAGGAAGCGCATGTCGGCCACGTCGATCAACCCCAGGCGCTGGTCAGGGGTCACCACCACATTGCCCAGGTGCAGCGAGCGGAAGTAAACGCCGCTGCGATGCAACTGCCGGATCAATTCGATCAGGCGCGGCAGGTAAACGTCCCAGCTGAACCCTTCGTCACGCGACATTTGCAGCAGCGTCCGCCCGGGCAGCGGGCTGTACAGCACTGCCGTCCTGCCGGGAACATCAAGCTTGTGCTGGCTGATTACCTCAAGCGTGGGAATCCCCAATTGCGCCAGGCGCGCGGCATTGTCGACGAAACGCTGCGAGTAGGGGCGCAGCAGCGCAGATGAAATCAGCCGTTTGCGACGAAAGACCTTGAGGAAATTCCCATCCGCCAGCAGATAGACTTTGGCACCGTGGCTGTCGGCCTCCAAAATCTGGGCGCCAAGCGTCAACTGTTCGAAGTCGACCTGGGTGAGCCGAGAAGATTGCATGAAATTAGCCTTGTCGTCTGGCAAGCAAAAGGACCGGCAATAATGCCGAAAATTGTGCTGTAGCACCATGACGGTATTTTAATCGTGCACGGGCGCCCATGTTGCCATGGGGGCGTGCCGAAAATGACGCCTGTGGTAAAATTTCCGGTTCAACCTGAACAGCGAGCTCAATGATGGCCGAAACACCGCTACCGGCGGAGCACACCTCCAGCCTGAAGATCTATTTCCGGCTGCTGAGTTATGTGAAACCCTATGTCGGCATTTTCCTGCTGAGCATCATTGGTTTCGTGATCTTTGCCTCTACCCAACCCATGCTGGCCGGGATCCTCAAATATTTTGTCGATGGCCTGAGCAACCCCGAAGCGGTGTTGTTCCCAACCGTGCCCTACCTGCGCGACCTGCAGTTGCTGCAGGCGGTACCGCTGCTGATCATTCTGATCGCGGCGTGGCAAGGGCTTGGGTCGTTCCTCGGCAACTACTTCCTGGCCAAGGTTTCCTTGTGCCTTGTGCATGATCTGCGGGTGGAGTTGTTCAACAAACTGCTGGTGCTGCCCAATCGCTACTTTGACAACCACAACTCCGGGCACCTGATTTCGCGCATCACCTTCAACGTGACCATGGTCACCGGTGCTGCCACTGATGCGATCAAGGTGGTCATCCGTGAAGGCCTGACGGTGGTCTTCCTGTTCGCCTACCTGCTGTGGATGAACTGGCACCTGACCCTGGTGATGGTTGCCATCCTGCCGGTCATTGCCGTGATGGTGAGTGTTGCCAGCAAGAAATTCCGCAAGCAGAGCAAGAAAATCCAGGTGGCCATGGGCGATGTAACCCATGTTGCTTCCGAAACCATCCAGGGTTATCGCGTGGTTCGCAGCTTCGGCGGCGAGGCTTACGAGGAGCAGCGCTTCGGTCGTGCCAGCCAAAGCAACACCGACAAGCAATTGCGCATGACCAAGACCGGCTCGCTGTACACGCCGCTGCTGCAGTTGGTGATCTACAGCGCCATGGCGGCACTGATGTTTCTGGTGCTGTTCCTGCGTGGCGACTCTACTGCCGGTGACCTGGTGGCCTACATCACGGCCGCGGGCTTGCTGCCCAAGCCGATTCGCCAGTTGTCGGAAGTCAGCTCGACCATCCAGAAAGGCCTTGCCGGTGCAGAAAGCATCTTCGAGCAACTGGACGAGCAGGCCGAGGTGGACACCGGTACCGTTGAAAAAGAGCGTGTGGAAGGCCGCCTTGAAGTGCGCAACCTGAGCTTCACCTACCCAGGTACTGACCGCGAAGTGCTGAGCGATATCAGCTTCGTCGCCGAACCTGGGCAGATGATTGCCCTGGTCGGGCGTTCGGGCAGTGGCAAGTCGACCCTGGCCGCGCTGATTCCGCGCTTCTACCACCACAATGAAGGGCAGATTCTGCTCGATGGCGTAGAGATCGAGAACTACCGCCTGCGCAACCTTCGTCGGCATGTGTCGCAGGTGACCCAGCACGTGACCCTGTTCAACGATACCGTTGCCAATAACATTGCTTACGGTGACCTGGCCGGTGCTCCGCGTGCGGACATCGAAGCGGCTGCCGCCGACGCCTACGCCAAGGAGTTCGTCGACAAGCTGCCAAAAGGCTTCGACACCGATGTGGGTGAAAACGGCGTGCTGCTTTCCGGTGGCCAGCGTCAGCGCCTGGCAATTGCGCGAGCGCTACTGAAAAACGCACCGCTGCTGATCCTCGACGAGGCGACTTCGGCGCTGGATACCGAGTCCGAGCGCCATATCCAGGCCGCACTGGACCACGTCATGGAAGGCCGTACCACATTGGTGATCGCTCACCGTCTGTCGACCATCGAGAAGGCTGACCAGATTCTGGTCATGGATCAAGGCCGCCTGGTGGAGCGCGGCACGCATGCCGAGCTGTTGGTAGCCAATGGCCATTATGCCCGCCTGCATGCCATGGGGCTGGACGAACCGGCCAAGGCCGACATCACCTGACACACTTGATCGGGGCCTTCACGGCCCCGATTGTCACTGGAATTTTCCAGGGCCCGATCTGGCCGTAAAGCCGTCGCCCACCCTGTGCTAATATCCTGCCCCTGTTCATTATTTGCATATGGGTTGCCCATGAAGTTGTCCATGCCGCGTTTCGATCAAGCCCCGGTATTGGTGGTCGGCGATGTCATGCTCGACCGCTACTGGCATGGTGGTACTTCGCGTATTTCGCCGGAAGCGCCGGTGCCGGTAGTCAAGGTCGATCAGATCGAGGACCGTCCGGGCGGTGCGGCCAACGTGGCCTTGAACATCGCCGCGTTGGGCGCACCGGCGTCATTGATCGGCGTCACTGGTCAGGACGAGGCTGCCGACAGCCTTGCCAACAGCCTGCAGGCCGCAGGTGTGCGCTCGGTGTTCCAGCGCATTGCCCACCAACCGACCATCGTCAAGCTGCGTGTCATGAGCCGCCACCAGCAATTGTTGCGCATCGACTTCGAAGAACCGTTCGCCACCGACCCGCTTTCGTTGGGTGCGGAGGTCGACAACCTGCTCGAAGGTGTCAAAGTGCTGGTCCTGTCCGACTATGGCAAGGGCGCACTGCGCAATCATCAGAGCCTGATCGAGGCTGCACGGGGCAAAGGTATTCCGGTGTTGGCCGACCCCAAGGGTAAGGACTTCTCCATCTACCGCGGCGCCAGCCTGATTACTCCGAACCTGAGCGAGTTCGAAGCCATAGTCGGCCGCTGCGCAGATGAGGCCGAGTTGGTT
The genomic region above belongs to Pseudomonas sp. PSKL.D1 and contains:
- a CDS encoding carbamoyltransferase family protein → MALTILGLSGALSHDPSAALYIDGKLIAAAEEERFVRDKHAKNRMPYESAKFCLEQAGIKPSDVDVVAIPFAPISLFGKARWHYAKRYWYAPDRALDAILMGNRRYKRYRKKIVWCLEQLGFDPKKVKIEPVEHHLAHASSAYHCSGFKEKTAILGIDGKGEYATTFFGYGENGKIHKIKEFFDPDSLGGLYGAITEFLGFEMLDGEFKVMGMAPYGDASKYDFSRLASFENGELVINTEYANVIGLRRYKEKGKGFYFSPKLIEWLGPKREGDIADEPYIHYAASMQALFEKIALQMIDHYLGDTLRETGKLAFAGGCALNVKLNQKIIARSDVKELFVQPASGDAGTAVGAAAYVSHARGVPVEKMEHVYLGPSYSNEDVIAACARHPSQPKWRKLENMPQQIAKIMVDGNPVAWFQGRMEFGPRALGGRSIIGCPSVEGVADRINHQIKFRERWRPFCPSMLDTVAPQMIKVDHPAPFMTFTFEVAEEWKTRVPEVVHEDGTSRAQVLKREYNPRYYDMMKALEDLTGNGVSLNTSLNRRGEPMICSPTDALNMFFGSDLQYLIMEDILVVKDGAAPYDQPL
- a CDS encoding glycosyltransferase — protein: MTSRSEPRILQFCHGYDGPFLDCARQYASLFQGSGYKVTTVFLTGAADPQVTAGCASDEVLFLEFSSKAVRGLKLGAIRALRRIAAERNFSFCIAHRFKPIYVALLGTGLPVIGVHHAFGDYQRKGRRLFANLFSKRLSLLGVSDAVRDDMRRCLPNWPAERIQTLYNRIDIDALQAALVPRAEARQALGLDAQAWVVGNVGRLHPDKDQATLLRGFAEALPGLPAGARLAVMGKGRLESKLKALAAELGIASQVDFLGQVPDARRYFQAFDVFALSSDHEPFGMVLLEAMVAGVPVLATACGGAREVVEGVGVLFPLGDATQLGQGLKHMAKLDEQQLEACAAHMLQRLHERFSDQAVRDAFWQLPQVRTLVGQA
- a CDS encoding antimicrobial resistance protein Mig-14, which translates into the protein MLNHIQVFRERGWQVIDDLAYAEAWARFGGSVATHPLVVRQLADLAQIPVRYLGWYQSGELKAAIPTWGRHLALSKDVLKRAGKKGLFDLGNAEIILPAASDAAAPLRHAARYLSELNHGRFTGLKAQPEQLAMARPHEDLSKKFRYNQRRELRLLEEAGGVVRPISDFSASEIAVMYNDLFLRRWGFPATGGERMGDVLERLRELLIGSVLLMDGKAIAIQLVYRVEAPEWVSVEYINGGVDPETKAFSPGSVLSFLNTQAAWEDANARGKPLRFSFGRADREYKDRWCNPVPVYQA
- a CDS encoding PIG-L deacetylase family protein; protein product: MSRKQQLLKRHRRNKRLGLLAGLLALVALGVFTWWWLPLVLVPLLWAAHEAWFADHLFYAPSEDYAYRFGEQTREVPVALSNGQLNADVALQGDETLILEVRVKSNWLGRFLDPAVELGAAGLNDRQTFERGVDGVRFLNLTGLAAPLQAGILRLRGCHCRLLGNPRLWITPSVELQRRRVMVVAPHADDAELAAYGLYSQADETWVVTLTAGEIEAEHYQQMGLGKAEAARLKGRLRAWDSIAVPRWAGVPESRCVQLGYFCLQLPAMQATPNEPAASREADMADIRPFRQFNPFPLPGDVDGAPTWKNLQADLRALLAMAKPQVLVMPHPQLDPHPDHICAQAAVLEALQGLEWQPETLLCYANHLHDNDRWPMGDSGDGVALPPQIEAEHAWEPCALVLDKATQCDKAMALGMMHDLQPPAPFKRRLRRLLQRWLAGRRPSPYGENEFFRKAVRRHELFWRRDL
- a CDS encoding glycosyltransferase family protein, which translates into the protein MKVLFLVQKEQRAILDRLYDGVAANCECDLRWLTSDDQRNLRRYFKREVQVERYDRIVFFLRFKQEIRQAAFIRTVPNLVILEHDAYQNYIPCKYTGKFSAHYRQLPWARVISSGYMVSERLRQEGFDAVFVPKGYDEQLLADQGRERDIELAFVGSTNSVAYSGRKALLDELGRVENLVVTRTKSGEDYCNTLNRIRFFVSADVGMGEYMIKNFEAMACGCVLLAYDQGEEENRALGLQDMHNVVLYDTIPTLQAKLRALRADPALAASIAENGRHLAVSRFSFGEVGRSIVDHMRPALRPHPPLSAWQRLRLSLGF
- a CDS encoding glycosyltransferase family 2 protein codes for the protein MRFSQDSDVTVVVTSCGRFDLLKETLESFDRYNTAPIREVFITEDSGDDAVHAAVPEHWKPHCKVFVNRPKLGQLPSIDLAYSHVKTPYIFHCEDDWRFYRQHFVEDSKAVLAESPDVLQVWLRSHAHDLAIHSPYIHLGERQVIAGVPCYPLLSEKAEWQAFSLNPGLRRLSDYQRCAPFAAYSGEKALSRRYAELNMTAVTLEGDAVLHTGFGSHVTLPEEVQRKAKRRQRDRVKLVLTLVVGALVGMGLSMFVH
- a CDS encoding toluene tolerance protein, which encodes MQSSRLTQVDFEQLTLGAQILEADSHGAKVYLLADGNFLKVFRRKRLISSALLRPYSQRFVDNAARLAQLGIPTLEVISQHKLDVPGRTAVLYSPLPGRTLLQMSRDEGFSWDVYLPRLIELIRQLHRSGVYFRSLHLGNVVVTPDQRLGLIDVADMRFLRPPLSARMVRRNVQHMVRYIERENLGDRFPLKDFEAALLAR
- the msbA gene encoding lipid A export permease/ATP-binding protein MsbA — its product is MAETPLPAEHTSSLKIYFRLLSYVKPYVGIFLLSIIGFVIFASTQPMLAGILKYFVDGLSNPEAVLFPTVPYLRDLQLLQAVPLLIILIAAWQGLGSFLGNYFLAKVSLCLVHDLRVELFNKLLVLPNRYFDNHNSGHLISRITFNVTMVTGAATDAIKVVIREGLTVVFLFAYLLWMNWHLTLVMVAILPVIAVMVSVASKKFRKQSKKIQVAMGDVTHVASETIQGYRVVRSFGGEAYEEQRFGRASQSNTDKQLRMTKTGSLYTPLLQLVIYSAMAALMFLVLFLRGDSTAGDLVAYITAAGLLPKPIRQLSEVSSTIQKGLAGAESIFEQLDEQAEVDTGTVEKERVEGRLEVRNLSFTYPGTDREVLSDISFVAEPGQMIALVGRSGSGKSTLAALIPRFYHHNEGQILLDGVEIENYRLRNLRRHVSQVTQHVTLFNDTVANNIAYGDLAGAPRADIEAAAADAYAKEFVDKLPKGFDTDVGENGVLLSGGQRQRLAIARALLKNAPLLILDEATSALDTESERHIQAALDHVMEGRTTLVIAHRLSTIEKADQILVMDQGRLVERGTHAELLVANGHYARLHAMGLDEPAKADIT